A stretch of Candidatus Lokiarchaeota archaeon DNA encodes these proteins:
- a CDS encoding phosphoribosyltransferase, producing METSFEYVGWERLYELCFRLYERITRTDFVPDAIIGIARGGWVPARILSDLFFMNETANVKVDLYRGIFARDKGAKVSQSIPDECEWDDPLVVDDVSDSGESMIAALDHLRDRGLNDMKTACLHMKPGTNLVPDFYVEETSSWIVYPWELKEFVFTYATQIAKEDASLEDMEQDLLDLYLPLHYVRFFLEQWKERGGRDAFEMKQ from the coding sequence ATGGAGACGAGCTTTGAATACGTAGGTTGGGAACGCCTTTACGAACTCTGCTTCCGGCTCTATGAGCGAATAACTAGGACCGATTTCGTGCCTGATGCTATTATTGGAATCGCTCGAGGTGGGTGGGTTCCAGCGAGAATCTTGTCAGATTTATTTTTCATGAATGAAACTGCAAATGTTAAAGTTGACCTCTACAGAGGGATATTTGCTCGTGACAAAGGAGCGAAGGTAAGCCAATCAATCCCCGATGAATGTGAATGGGATGACCCTCTAGTCGTTGATGATGTATCGGATAGTGGTGAGAGCATGATAGCCGCGCTTGATCATCTTCGGGATCGTGGTCTCAACGATATGAAGACGGCTTGCTTGCACATGAAACCGGGTACTAATTTAGTGCCAGATTTCTATGTGGAGGAAACAAGCTCGTGGATTGTGTATCCTTGGGAGCTGAAAGAATTTGTATTTACCTATGCTACTCAAATAGCAAAGGAGGATGCATCACTGGAGGATATGGAGCAAGATTTACTGGATCTGTATCTGCCCCTTCACTATGTACGATTCTTTCTGGAACAGTGGAAAGAACGTGGTGGGCGTGATGCATTCGAGATGAAGCAGTAA
- a CDS encoding DUF917 family protein — MPLILRNRTDIEDLTRGCTFFGTGGGGDMELGLKMLYPHVDEGVEIEIVDVESIGDDDWLACPYYSGTIAPPTPEIEEKRTRFPWDYYEMELAEGLAALEEHMGLSFAAAVPFELGGVNTPAPIDAAVKHGIPCVDGDYTGRAVPEICQNTVCSKGFSMAPLALVDWYGDKTIVHEIINYEMGERISKALSEAAWGRVGNVGFPVRGTAFREAVIPGTLSKSYNVGRIIRESQESGDTAADRIVSEIGGWILFEGTVENKNWENREGYMWGETTIDGESGLKDGSTLKIWFKNENHVTWIDGEPWVTSPDIIEIIDRKTGEPITNTNLKKGDDVSVIGMKAPENLREPNAVKVLSPQYFGFNIEYRRIEDIV; from the coding sequence ATGCCACTGATTCTGCGAAACAGAACAGACATCGAAGATTTAACCCGTGGTTGTACATTCTTTGGTACAGGCGGGGGAGGTGATATGGAGCTAGGGCTCAAGATGCTCTATCCACATGTCGACGAGGGGGTTGAAATCGAGATTGTGGATGTTGAAAGCATAGGCGACGACGATTGGCTAGCATGCCCATATTATTCGGGAACGATAGCGCCTCCCACTCCGGAAATTGAGGAGAAACGAACACGATTTCCTTGGGACTACTATGAGATGGAGCTTGCTGAGGGGCTTGCAGCTCTTGAGGAACATATGGGCCTAAGCTTCGCCGCTGCAGTACCGTTCGAGCTTGGTGGAGTCAATACACCTGCTCCAATCGATGCAGCAGTTAAACATGGTATTCCCTGTGTGGATGGCGATTATACTGGTAGAGCAGTTCCTGAAATATGTCAGAACACGGTATGCTCGAAAGGTTTCTCGATGGCACCTCTTGCACTCGTTGATTGGTACGGCGACAAGACTATCGTCCATGAAATCATTAACTACGAGATGGGAGAGCGAATTTCAAAAGCACTCAGTGAAGCCGCATGGGGAAGAGTCGGAAATGTCGGATTTCCAGTAAGAGGAACTGCATTTCGCGAAGCTGTAATCCCCGGTACGCTTTCAAAGAGCTACAATGTTGGAAGAATCATCCGGGAGAGTCAAGAATCAGGAGATACTGCTGCGGACAGAATAGTATCTGAAATAGGAGGGTGGATTCTATTCGAAGGTACCGTCGAGAACAAAAACTGGGAGAACAGAGAAGGTTACATGTGGGGCGAGACAACTATTGATGGAGAGAGTGGCCTGAAAGATGGTTCAACGCTGAAAATCTGGTTCAAGAACGAAAATCATGTGACTTGGATTGATGGTGAACCTTGGGTCACCAGTCCGGATATTATTGAAATCATAGATCGAAAGACGGGAGAGCCAATAACCAATACTAATCTCAAGAAGGGTGATGATGTAAGCGTCATCGGAATGAAGGCGCCTGAGAATCTGAGAGAACCAAATGCCGTGAAAGTCCTTTCACCACAGTATTTCGGGTTCAACATAGAATATAGACGAATTGAAGATATCGTTTGA
- a CDS encoding phosphoesterase, producing MRIFHACDPHGSQATWEKMCRAPKAFNVDVAMMCGDLTGKAIMPIIKEGENRWYAKPYGGKKTFKKKKDLDRFIDYNKTQGFYPHIMTPDELASLREEKGAITELFQKLMTERLEEWLNMAEERIPEGVDIIVNPGNDDDWVIDDIIKEHERTIYPLKKVVDVHGYPLISLEWVNFTPWETHRECDEEEMWEKLEEEFGRVDDYDNLLCNFHDPPFDSGLDTAPKLEDDHAIKKAGGTTIHAPVGSKSVRKAIEQYQPLLGMHGHIHESVGFKRIGRTLCVNPGSEYREGILKGFVITVEDGEVRAGRVEL from the coding sequence ATGAGAATATTTCACGCCTGCGACCCACACGGATCCCAAGCAACATGGGAAAAGATGTGTCGTGCCCCTAAGGCGTTCAATGTCGATGTCGCGATGATGTGTGGAGATCTCACTGGCAAGGCGATAATGCCAATCATAAAGGAAGGCGAAAATCGCTGGTACGCGAAGCCCTACGGCGGCAAGAAAACGTTCAAGAAAAAGAAAGACCTTGACCGCTTTATTGATTACAATAAAACACAGGGATTCTACCCACATATAATGACGCCAGACGAACTGGCTTCCCTACGAGAGGAAAAAGGTGCAATCACAGAGCTCTTCCAGAAACTCATGACAGAGAGACTTGAAGAATGGCTCAATATGGCCGAGGAGCGGATTCCTGAGGGTGTCGATATCATCGTGAATCCTGGAAACGATGATGACTGGGTAATCGACGATATCATCAAGGAGCATGAGAGAACCATCTATCCACTTAAGAAGGTCGTAGATGTGCATGGGTATCCATTGATTAGCCTCGAGTGGGTCAATTTCACACCTTGGGAAACACATCGAGAATGTGATGAAGAAGAAATGTGGGAAAAGCTGGAAGAAGAATTTGGCAGAGTTGACGATTATGACAACCTCCTCTGTAACTTCCATGATCCGCCATTTGATTCTGGTCTAGACACCGCACCGAAACTGGAAGACGACCACGCAATTAAGAAGGCAGGAGGAACCACGATTCACGCTCCTGTGGGCAGCAAGTCCGTTAGGAAAGCTATTGAGCAGTATCAGCCTTTACTTGGTATGCATGGTCATATTCACGAGTCCGTAGGATTCAAAAGAATTGGACGCACACTCTGCGTTAATCCTGGCTCAGAATACCGAGAAGGGATACTCAAGGGATTCGTTATTACCGTCGAAGACGGAGAAGTTCGAGCAGGAAGAGTCGAACTGTAG
- a CDS encoding DUF917 family protein, translating into MNRSLWGGSCGQRLARESDGTNMSMPWMAREKRNRARCDISRGGKEDMELSQQNAYDMLTGVGILGTGGGGDPVGFGKPMVDWDYNRGRRYELTDPEAIDDDAFIVCGGYMGSVTAFKSIGDMLEAWEDRYELHEAMKMSERITGKQVNHLVPFELGGTNTPVMLSLAARAGITTVDGDGLGRSAPETQMISFVGYGIDLCPMPVVSKNGSRIIVDKTSSPALADEIGRFAVVEDGGAGANNHYFQSGAQLKKAVIPNSISKSIELGEAIRDANENNANPIDAYLDVMDGKYLAHATIEQVEGEDRAGHWHVMVDLDSNELEGDLQIVVKNEYMMAACDGEPVVMFPDLICLHNPDNGHGIMSSDLEEGMDLIVTAIPAHERLRYAGSTEIGKKAFSPARYGHPELEYEPMEKLLKNLH; encoded by the coding sequence ATGAACCGAAGTCTATGGGGTGGAAGCTGCGGGCAAAGATTGGCACGCGAAAGCGATGGTACAAACATGTCCATGCCATGGATGGCGAGAGAAAAGCGGAATAGAGCCAGATGTGACATATCTCGAGGAGGAAAAGAAGACATGGAATTATCACAACAAAATGCCTATGATATGCTGACCGGCGTCGGAATTCTTGGTACGGGTGGAGGAGGCGACCCTGTTGGTTTTGGCAAGCCCATGGTGGACTGGGATTACAATCGAGGCAGGAGATATGAACTCACAGACCCCGAAGCAATTGACGATGATGCCTTTATCGTATGTGGCGGTTACATGGGTTCGGTCACGGCTTTCAAGTCCATTGGCGACATGCTAGAGGCTTGGGAAGATCGGTATGAGCTTCATGAAGCTATGAAGATGTCGGAGCGAATTACAGGAAAACAGGTCAATCATCTGGTGCCCTTTGAACTCGGTGGTACGAATACCCCAGTAATGCTATCCCTCGCAGCCCGCGCTGGAATCACAACTGTTGATGGTGATGGTCTTGGTCGGTCAGCGCCTGAAACTCAGATGATATCTTTCGTGGGTTATGGCATCGATTTGTGTCCAATGCCGGTTGTAAGCAAGAACGGTAGCCGCATAATAGTTGACAAAACGAGTAGTCCAGCACTAGCTGATGAAATTGGTCGATTCGCAGTTGTTGAAGATGGTGGTGCTGGGGCTAATAATCACTACTTCCAGTCTGGGGCACAGCTGAAAAAGGCCGTGATTCCTAACAGTATTAGCAAATCCATCGAATTGGGCGAGGCCATTAGAGATGCGAATGAAAACAATGCAAATCCCATTGATGCATACCTAGATGTTATGGATGGCAAATATCTTGCCCATGCCACCATAGAGCAAGTTGAAGGAGAAGACAGGGCTGGTCATTGGCATGTCATGGTAGACTTGGATTCAAATGAACTTGAAGGTGATCTCCAGATTGTTGTCAAGAATGAATACATGATGGCAGCATGTGATGGCGAACCCGTTGTTATGTTTCCTGATTTGATCTGTCTGCACAATCCTGATAACGGCCACGGAATAATGTCCTCGGATCTCGAGGAAGGAATGGACTTGATCGTCACAGCGATTCCAGCACACGAACGCCTTCGATACGCAGGCAGCACTGAAATTGGAAAGAAAGCCTTCAGTCCCGCTCGCTATGGACATCCTGAACTTGAATATGAACCAATGGAGAAACTGCTCAAGAACTTGCATTAG
- a CDS encoding hydrogenase expression protein HupH: MKKIALIGATGIDWWTSDRKRQFVEDLTPSGYEIGNFYCNYGTHSLESHADEAYNAPFILEQIVAACLQGFDGIVLDCACDPILDAAREVCTIPVVGPMQTSMHLALTLGRKFAIVTVGGKSLAKCMESQVRREGLDSFFVGVDVIDLPVLEIAEKPTQAENELIACAHSLVEQGADVIVLGCTGLSHEVDLQRVMDTVNIPVLDPLVIGVKTVAMLIESGLSHSKLAYPKPPKKPISEAPSLKGSFDDILKE; the protein is encoded by the coding sequence ATGAAAAAGATTGCACTGATTGGTGCCACCGGAATCGATTGGTGGACATCAGATAGAAAGCGTCAGTTTGTTGAAGATTTGACACCGTCCGGGTATGAAATAGGGAATTTCTACTGCAATTACGGAACTCACAGTCTAGAATCTCACGCTGATGAAGCTTACAACGCTCCATTCATTCTTGAGCAAATTGTGGCCGCGTGCCTTCAGGGATTTGATGGAATTGTACTGGATTGTGCATGTGATCCCATTCTTGATGCAGCTAGAGAGGTATGCACCATTCCAGTTGTTGGTCCGATGCAAACCTCAATGCATTTGGCCTTGACGTTGGGTCGGAAATTTGCTATTGTGACAGTTGGGGGGAAATCTTTAGCCAAATGCATGGAATCTCAGGTTAGACGAGAAGGGTTGGATTCTTTCTTCGTTGGGGTGGATGTGATTGATCTTCCTGTCTTGGAGATAGCTGAAAAACCAACACAGGCTGAGAACGAATTGATTGCCTGTGCTCATTCGTTAGTCGAGCAAGGTGCAGATGTGATAGTTCTCGGCTGTACGGGCCTTTCACATGAAGTTGATTTGCAGCGAGTAATGGACACGGTAAATATTCCTGTTCTTGATCCCCTTGTGATTGGAGTCAAAACCGTAGCGATGCTCATCGAATCTGGTCTTTCGCATAGCAAACTGGCCTATCCGAAACCTCCCAAGAAACCCATATCAGAGGCTCCTTCTCTGAAAGGATCCTTTGATGATATTTTGAAGGAATAG
- a CDS encoding MFS transporter codes for MTDGVLSGLEKRRTRTVGYILTFLSTFSLGVTEIFAPWYAGVLGATQFEIGWAMGSYGIVYMFSPIIGGKISDRIGRRKSLIGAIIAYLGILALYPQPFIIPIHLILIRALEGFFFGLIYPTISAMVSELAPESQGAVLGNFASAWSAGMVMSPFVIAYMAVNYGNVTSIYIVIAVELLALALVGGTVRDYVLEEVLSDDEKDQLSAITDNDVPGDVRTSRRFIGASLALMLFGFVSTVLLGLFPTYIERLPGFTTEDFGNLLLVWNLSRTIGFLICTRLPHPEMGNVMLIGTFLLAVSMPILAFIVDFWLFAMAMVMSGFGVGFNYLGGLYTVVSATEKEKGAFAGIGESLAGIGFFLGPIVGGWFADFTITWPYLLCMILSIVILITNIPLLRDYKKKHG; via the coding sequence ATGACAGATGGGGTACTATCGGGATTGGAAAAGCGCCGAACAAGAACAGTGGGCTATATTCTAACATTCTTGTCCACATTTTCATTAGGTGTCACGGAGATATTCGCGCCGTGGTATGCCGGAGTGCTCGGCGCTACACAGTTTGAAATCGGCTGGGCTATGGGTTCCTACGGCATAGTGTATATGTTCTCACCGATAATAGGCGGCAAAATCTCAGATCGTATCGGTAGACGAAAATCGCTGATTGGAGCCATTATAGCATATCTTGGAATTCTTGCGCTATACCCACAACCATTCATTATTCCAATACATCTTATTTTGATTCGGGCGCTTGAGGGTTTCTTCTTTGGACTCATTTATCCAACTATCAGCGCCATGGTTTCAGAGCTCGCACCTGAATCTCAGGGGGCTGTACTAGGAAATTTTGCGTCTGCATGGAGCGCAGGAATGGTCATGTCCCCATTTGTTATTGCCTACATGGCTGTGAACTACGGAAATGTCACCAGCATCTACATTGTCATAGCTGTGGAGTTACTTGCTCTCGCACTAGTGGGCGGAACGGTCCGAGACTACGTATTGGAGGAGGTCCTAAGTGATGATGAAAAGGATCAACTTTCCGCAATCACAGACAATGACGTTCCTGGAGACGTCCGGACAAGTCGTCGATTCATAGGGGCGAGTCTAGCACTGATGCTCTTTGGTTTTGTATCCACAGTATTGCTCGGGCTCTTTCCTACCTATATCGAAAGGCTTCCTGGCTTTACTACTGAAGATTTCGGCAATCTTCTCCTTGTGTGGAACCTTTCAAGAACGATAGGCTTCTTGATTTGTACACGCCTTCCACATCCAGAAATGGGCAATGTTATGCTAATAGGAACATTTCTCCTTGCAGTGAGTATGCCCATACTGGCATTTATCGTGGATTTCTGGCTCTTTGCTATGGCCATGGTCATGAGCGGTTTTGGAGTTGGATTCAATTACCTTGGAGGACTCTACACAGTGGTCTCAGCTACAGAAAAAGAGAAGGGTGCTTTTGCTGGAATAGGTGAGAGTCTAGCCGGTATTGGCTTCTTCTTGGGCCCCATAGTTGGTGGTTGGTTTGCTGATTTCACAATCACTTGGCCATATCTCCTCTGCATGATTCTATCGATTGTAATCCTAATCACTAATATCCCACTGCTTAGGGATTACAAAAAGAAACATGGATAG
- a CDS encoding LLM class flavin-dependent oxidoreductase gives MEGFKEFGVAMTGVFPVGEAVEMAQQAEKLGLGSVWFAEDYFFRGGIPYMSAAAMATERIRIGLGVVNPFSRHPALIAMEFATLDEMSNKRTVFGLGSGVPFWMKQMGYDFKKPLTRTRECVSLIRKILTGDKINHKGEFFEANNVELVFDPVRTDPPIFLAFEGKMGLKLSGEIGDGIILSIFNTPDYIEYAWKRIEKGAKKAGKDLDDYEMVSYLPMVIEDDLDYAIETARQFMKMYLPHSAAGGALMTHAGITAEQTKEFAKAAEKGEDVAELITDDMVQQLGIVGGVESSIKQLQAIIDAGTNTPVLFPVPGTDVIDTTRIISEEIIPHLE, from the coding sequence ATGGAAGGTTTCAAAGAGTTTGGCGTAGCTATGACTGGAGTTTTCCCAGTTGGAGAAGCCGTTGAGATGGCTCAACAAGCTGAAAAACTGGGCCTGGGGTCTGTATGGTTTGCAGAAGACTATTTCTTCAGGGGCGGAATCCCCTATATGTCTGCAGCTGCAATGGCCACAGAGAGAATACGAATAGGGCTTGGCGTTGTAAACCCGTTTTCACGACATCCAGCGCTCATTGCGATGGAATTCGCAACGCTAGATGAAATGTCGAACAAGCGAACTGTCTTTGGTCTTGGCTCGGGCGTACCCTTTTGGATGAAGCAAATGGGCTACGATTTCAAGAAGCCTCTAACCCGTACCCGTGAATGTGTTAGCTTGATTCGCAAAATACTGACCGGTGACAAAATCAATCACAAAGGCGAATTTTTCGAAGCTAATAACGTCGAATTAGTTTTTGACCCAGTTCGCACAGATCCACCGATATTCCTCGCTTTTGAAGGAAAGATGGGGCTGAAACTTTCTGGCGAGATTGGAGATGGGATTATCCTTTCGATTTTCAATACGCCAGATTATATCGAGTATGCTTGGAAACGAATTGAGAAAGGTGCAAAGAAAGCTGGAAAAGATCTCGATGATTATGAGATGGTGTCATACCTCCCGATGGTAATTGAGGATGACCTAGATTATGCTATTGAGACTGCACGCCAGTTTATGAAAATGTATCTTCCTCATTCAGCAGCTGGTGGTGCATTGATGACCCATGCAGGCATAACTGCTGAGCAAACCAAGGAATTTGCCAAAGCAGCAGAGAAAGGGGAAGATGTGGCAGAACTGATTACAGACGATATGGTTCAGCAATTAGGAATTGTTGGCGGTGTTGAATCCAGCATCAAGCAACTTCAAGCAATCATTGATGCCGGCACAAACACGCCAGTACTCTTCCCGGTTCCGGGAACCGATGTAATTGATACAACAAGAATAATCTCTGAAGAGATAATTCCTCATCTTGAGTGA
- a CDS encoding 4Fe-4S dicluster domain-containing protein, with protein sequence MSNVLLVDMEKCTGCKQCALACSLTKEDLFDPLRSRIKILKREKTAMSVQLLCEQCSGHPCTDACPEDALTRDEGTGIITVDADLCTGCGACAKVCPYHAIRLHPETEVPLICDLCGGDPYCVQHCVPEALMWVDETDERVKEKKKLRAARMAQYKSIIEES encoded by the coding sequence ATGTCGAATGTGTTACTCGTAGACATGGAGAAATGTACGGGTTGCAAACAATGTGCCTTGGCTTGTTCGTTGACCAAGGAAGATCTTTTCGACCCATTGCGCTCCAGGATTAAAATCCTGAAACGAGAAAAAACTGCAATGTCAGTACAACTCTTGTGTGAGCAATGCAGCGGCCATCCCTGTACTGATGCCTGTCCAGAAGACGCCCTCACAAGAGACGAAGGTACAGGAATCATTACCGTTGATGCTGACTTGTGCACGGGTTGTGGTGCTTGTGCCAAAGTATGCCCCTACCATGCAATCAGGCTACATCCTGAAACCGAGGTACCCCTGATATGCGACCTTTGTGGTGGGGACCCATACTGTGTACAGCATTGCGTCCCGGAGGCCCTAATGTGGGTTGATGAGACGGATGAGCGAGTGAAGGAGAAAAAGAAGCTTCGAGCCGCAAGAATGGCCCAATACAAAAGCATCATAGAGGAGTCGTGA
- a CDS encoding sulfur reduction protein DsrE — translation MICYPLFLYYCGSVKILPGTLGILLTSGPYTYQHSDTFFDLALAALEKGHSVKAFLYVDGVHNAKLDQDPSPERPMNEKFQELADRGVIFHACGLCTLARGYGRLGEDFIEGVEVTGLTEFAEIVGECDKLVSFSI, via the coding sequence ATCATATGTTATCCTCTTTTTTTGTACTATTGCGGGAGCGTCAAAATTTTGCCAGGAACCCTCGGAATACTCCTTACATCCGGACCATATACGTATCAACATAGTGACACATTTTTCGATTTGGCTTTAGCTGCCTTGGAGAAGGGCCATTCAGTGAAGGCTTTCCTCTATGTTGATGGCGTGCACAACGCGAAGCTCGATCAAGATCCATCTCCTGAACGTCCGATGAATGAGAAATTCCAAGAGTTAGCTGACAGAGGTGTAATCTTCCATGCATGTGGGCTCTGCACTCTGGCAAGAGGCTATGGCAGACTTGGCGAAGACTTCATTGAGGGAGTCGAAGTAACAGGCTTAACGGAATTTGCTGAGATTGTGGGAGAATGTGATAAACTTGTGTCATTTTCGATATGA
- a CDS encoding sulfur reduction protein DsrE, which yields MDSIYIVGQHGPEVAERCYGPFVTATTAQAQEVKCKIFLMMDGVELAKDGMAEKVQAPGFPPLPELINMFLESGGELELCSNSVEFRGISEEDLRDDRITIAGAATMVDDILNYDRTLYF from the coding sequence ATGGATTCAATCTACATTGTCGGTCAACATGGCCCCGAAGTCGCTGAACGTTGCTATGGACCATTTGTAACAGCAACAACAGCTCAGGCTCAAGAAGTGAAATGCAAGATATTTCTCATGATGGACGGAGTTGAACTCGCAAAGGACGGAATGGCTGAGAAGGTTCAGGCACCCGGATTTCCTCCCTTACCTGAGTTGATCAATATGTTCTTGGAATCGGGTGGAGAACTCGAACTTTGTTCCAATTCTGTGGAATTCAGGGGAATTTCCGAGGAGGATTTGAGGGATGATAGGATTACTATCGCTGGAGCAGCCACGATGGTGGATGATATTCTGAATTATGATAGAACGTTATACTTCTAG
- a CDS encoding response regulator SirA: MSSYEISRELDASGLRCPMPVLKMKQEIGEIEIGEVLKVIATDVGTKKDFPAWAKRTGNEILEMKEDGDTIIWFVKRRG, from the coding sequence ATGAGTAGTTACGAAATCAGCAGAGAACTTGATGCAAGCGGCCTTCGTTGCCCAATGCCAGTTCTCAAAATGAAGCAAGAGATTGGAGAAATTGAGATTGGAGAGGTTCTCAAAGTCATCGCTACTGATGTGGGTACAAAGAAGGACTTTCCAGCATGGGCAAAGCGCACCGGTAACGAGATTCTAGAAATGAAAGAAGATGGTGATACAATCATCTGGTTTGTCAAGCGTAGGGGGTGA